Sequence from the Magallana gigas chromosome 4, xbMagGiga1.1, whole genome shotgun sequence genome:
CGGTGTTATCCTTTTGATGGCTTTGTTGTCTTTGTCAGTATAGATCAGATCCCCGTCCCGAGTGACTGTGTGGTAGCATTGCCATTCACCACTGGTTTCTATCTTTTGTAGCTGATTCCCATGTAGATCTATTTGTACAAGGTTACCTCTATAGTCACTGGCCCATAATCTGCCTAATTTTCCCAGTGATATATGAAATACATCATAAAAACCTGGTATTGTGAACTCCCTGACCTTGGTGACAGTCTccatagattttatttttcttttttcttctggTTTAGTGTTAGGAACAGTTATTCTACCCAGTAGTTTGGCGACATCTTCCTTGCTGTATTTACCAGCAGTAAATACGGGTGGGACTGGTTTAGATGTCTCTGGTATGGGTCGAATGATCAAGCTTTTTGATTTGAGAGCAACTGTTAATTGTTGTATGTTTAAAGGAGAAAGGTAACCGTAAAGAGTTGTGATCAAATCATTGAGATAGTTTATATAATCATCTATTCCTTGGTTTTGACCACTTAACGTTTCTAATAATGACTGTTGTATTTTGTTGACTTGTTCTATTTTATCTGATGTGACTGTGTCTACCAGCTTTTTCACAGCCTCTGCTTCAGTTTTAATGGATGTTCTTATTTTTTCCATGATCTTCTTCATGTCTGTGACATCTCCAGCAATTTCCTTTTTCAAATCTTCAGAAGTAGGTTCAAAATAGCTTCGAATTTTGGCAATTTCTTCGTGAAAAAGTAAACATGTTTCATCATAGACCATCTCAAGATCAGTGACTTTATGGCCGCGATGTTCTTTTATGCCCGTGCATTTAGAACAAATGGGAATCTGGCATTCCTCACAAAGAAGATCTATGTGTTTTGTAGGGTGGATCTTGCATTTCTCTTCAGGAAGCGGTCGTTTACGTTGTTTATAAGGGACAATTCCATGGTCGTTGGTTTTCTTATTCTTCTGATGTTCATCTCTGCATTTTTCACACAATGATTGGTGACAGTCATTGCAGTAGAACGTGCAATTCTTCTCACAATCTTCAGTGCCACACACCAAATAATGCTGGGCATCGGGTGGTATTTGGGATTCCGATAATGCCATCCAAAATGCGAAAAAACACCTGTAAATTAAAGGAAgctgttacatttattttgcaatcaaaAGTACTTAAGAAGTCAATGAATTTTAGCTACCCCATGCCCAATttacacaaacaaaaaatatgctagatgcaagtttcacaatttgaGATAGAAGCGTTTGATGTTTCCATTCCTGATTATCACAAACCGTTCTATTTAAGCTTGGTATCTCTAGTACTTAACAGATTACATTTAGCAAGATACATAATGACAATGTTTTTGCAGGGATGTGTGGGGATGAAAGTCCAAGATCCAAGTCCTATTTATTCGGTCCCCGACCCCCTCTATGGATTCGCGCATGAACGATGATATAAAAAGAACTTTGAGACTGAATTGGAAAATGTATACGTATGTACTGAGCttttttttagctcatctgagctgaaagctcaagtgagctattctgatcgcaTTTTGTCTGTcgcccgtctgtctgtccgtctgtccatctgtctgtaaacttttcacatttgttaacatcttctcaagaaccacagggccaatttcaaccaaacttggcacaaagcatccttaggctaATGGGATTCAAAGGTGTGAAAATTACGGATTACGCCTTTGTGCAAAGGGaaataattaggaattattgaaacttttcgagaaatttttaaaaatcttcttctcacgaaccattaggcctggaaagctgaaacttttttGGACGTATCCTCAggtaggtagtgtagattgaaagttgtgaaaatcattaccctCGGGGGTATGGTGGGGCGGTCAactttttacttaggaatatatagagtaaatctttaaaaatattcttctcaagaaccatttgggcaggaaagctgaaacttgattGGAAGCATCGTCAAGTAGTGAGATTTCAAGTgtattcaaataatgattcccggggggtagggtggggtcacaaaagagggggggggatttttttatatagggatgtatagaaaaatatttttaaatcttaaaaaaaaattttgcctGGAAAAGTTgaaactttagtgaaagcaacttcaTATAGTGTAGCTTCAAATGTGTTCAAATCACAATCTTTAGGAGTAGTGTGGGACCCCATTGGGGATtcagttgtacaaaggaaaacattttgattatttacaaaatctgaaacgttattatatatatatgatttaacgTATATCCAAGCATTTCTATATATTGCTGaatctttgaaattgtttaaactttggcccATGGACGATAATTGGGCTTCACAAAGGgctcagagtttgatgtaggtttatatcttgtatataaacaattgttaagggtctttttgagaactgcaatgctaaatctgatatgactataaattcatcctgttagaaaagggacttgattatcaATATAAGAACATCCAGAGGAATACATATTCACTGTTGTATAGGATCTACATGTTTTTTTACCACaatgtccagatattttgtataatgaCTCCATGAAGCTGATTTTGTCTTGCCTGtggttgctcaggtgagcgatgtggcccatgggcctcttgtttctatTTCGAATAGTCTATTGCTGGTTTATTAAGAGAAATTGTTTTTCCTCGGACTAAAATGTCACACTTTTGTTGgattaaacatggcacgtgattgcctcatatatctagATGTAGGTTCTTTGaggattaatattaggcaatatggccgtcattggccgctgcctcacctactcatctcgatatttcatattatttaacaaagaaattgtGTTCAGTAAGTCCTGAATATATTTATagtagttgccctttggaattatttttaaattagagtagttgccctttgaatattgacgtcaaattgttgtgtctggagcagaacaaaatggcaacgtcgaaatttgttcaaatctctgcagaggtttaaaattgaatagcaacaaattattgtaagtaatatgggtgaagcgaaaatttttaaagctatttgaaaggtggtattgataattttgaagagtttaaatgagtttaattggacgagatgtaaggcatgtacatggctttgcgtagatcactgctatttgtaaatgaatatatcgcttgatagtcctcgggaaaacataACACTTATAAGGTTgtttactgactcactacggaaatatgagattgatcaacccaatatatttccgtagtgagtcagaaACTAACCAAATAAGTAATAGTATGAGGCAAGTAAAACGACAATATAAGTAGTAAAATGACCGATCGCGAAGAATTTTTGACAGGATTATTTGGACAGAATTTGATAAGGAATAAGGTTAATCAAATTGCAGGTTTTTCGTATGTATCGTACTCACTGTTGCATACAGTCTAAGACTCTAAACCGAATTTTCATCTTAGATATGCAGCTATGTGTGTGTacattttgatacatgtatttttcataaacttacTAGAAGAAAAATCCCCCAGTCATGATTTACccgatatttttttcattcttcaatcaatttttgttttgtccTTGCATATGAATTAAGTCTTTGCCAACTGCCAGAATTCATCTAAAAGTTCACACAAGAATTCACACAGGCGGTGCAACAGGAAAAGCCACGCAACAAAGGATTTGAGatacagtaattaaaaaaatgcgtGATTGTATGACCCGATGGTAAAAAATGCATGTTCCTAAAAAAATGGCCACTACTTTCAGTTCagtaattacaaattacatgtacatataaaattgGCAATTGTTAATCGACTTAATATTTTTGactaaatttattatttaataccttaaaaataattcaacttCTTTACCATTATGAGATGTAGATACAATTATCATAACTTACCATGTGTATCAATGTGACTTTTAAGTTATTTCATGTGGCCAAAATGGCGTGAATGACAATCCGGAGATCAGAATGAGAGAATACGAGACTTGACGTGTACTTTACTTCCTGGTTGTAGAGCTATAATTAGATTTAAACCTCCTTGTCCTCTtcctttaaaaagtttttttgcaTCAAGGGTTATCTATGTGATCACAGGAGTCGGCAAGTTTATCgatttgttgtaaataaatgaggAACATGCAAAACCCTACCAGTAAGCTTTGCGAGCGAAACGAGCGAAGCGACAGGA
This genomic interval carries:
- the LOC105328406 gene encoding E3 ubiquitin-protein ligase TRIM71, producing MALSESQIPPDAQHYLVCGTEDCEKNCTFYCNDCHQSLCEKCRDEHQKNKKTNDHGIVPYKQRKRPLPEEKCKIHPTKHIDLLCEECQIPICSKCTGIKEHRGHKVTDLEMVYDETCLLFHEEIAKIRSYFEPTSEDLKKEIAGDVTDMKKIMEKIRTSIKTEAEAVKKLVDTVTSDKIEQVNKIQQSLLETLSGQNQGIDDYINYLNDLITTLYGYLSPLNIQQLTVALKSKSLIIRPIPETSKPVPPVFTAGKYSKEDVAKLLGRITVPNTKPEEKRKIKSMETVTKVREFTIPGFYDVFHISLGKLGRLWASDYRGNLVQIDLHGNQLQKIETSGEWQCYHTVTRDGDLIYTDKDNKAIKRITPGYTSTEFIKTGDWVPSSIHSSDINGDLLVGMIKNGKCKVTRYNKTGTEKQNIQRDNKGQELYELAHYITENINGDICVSDYAKHAVVVVDKSGQHRFSYTGQRSTFTPYGICTDVLGHILVCDVVSETVHLLDQDGQFLYLLLTSQEVNSPNTVCVDDKNNLWVGKWKTNTVTVYKYLQ